The Halomicrobium zhouii region GAACTTGGTCGCGACCGCCGGCAGGAGCGCCGACCGATTCGTCTTCCCCAGCGTCGTCTGGGTGGCCCGCCAGCACGACGGCTCCAAGTTCGACGAGTCCGCCGAGCGTCACCCCGACCGGGCTACCCGCTCGGCCGCCGAGACGGAGGACTACCTGCGCGAGGCCGGTGACGAACACGGCTTCGACGTGCTGATCCTCCGCAACGGGATGTTCTACGAACCCGACGGGGCCTACACACGAACGTTCGCCGAGAACCTGCTGGAGGGGGATATGCCCATCATCGGCGGTGGCCTGCTGGGTCGCCGTGACGTCGAACTGAGTCTGATCCACGCCGACGACGCGGCGCGGGCCTTCGCCGACGCCATCGAAGCAGAGGTGACTGGGCTCTACCACGTCGTCGACGAAGAGTCGGTGACCCTCGCGGACTACCTCACGCACTTCGCCGACCTGCTGGACGCGCCCGAACCTGGCCGAATTCCGGGCTGGCTCGCCCGATTCTTCGTCGGCAAGGAGGCCGTGAACATGCTGAGCAAACCCATGCCCACCACGGCGGAGGCGTTCAGGGCCGACGTCGGCTGGGAGCCCGAGTACCCGACGTACCGCGAGGGGTTGGACCAGGTCGTCGAGACGTGGGAGGCGGACGGGACGCTGGCCCAACTCAACTCTGGAGAGAGGGCCGGCGACAGCGACGCGGAAACGACAGTCGAAAAAGCGGCGTGACGGCGATTGGCCGACGCCCGGTCGTCACGCCCAGGGCTCGTCCAGCAACTCGTCCATCGCCTCGATCCGGTGATGGGGCTCGGGGTCCGGATTCGGTACCCCCTCCCGATCGATCCAGACCGACCGCAGCCCAGCGTTGTGCGCCCCGGCGACGTCGTTTTTCAGCGAGTTCCCGACCTTGACCGCCCGCTCCGGACCCACGCCGACCGCGTCGAGCGCCATCTCGAACGGCTCCGGGTCGGGCTTCGCGGCCACGTCGTAGCCCGCGAACACGACGGTCTCGAAGTGGTCGTCGATACCCAGTCCGCGCATCTTCGCTCGCTGCATCTTCGGCCCGCCATTGGTCACCGCCGCGACCGCGTACCGCTCGCGAAGTGTATCGAGGGCCTCCTGGGCGCCGGGGAGCCACTGGACGTTGGTCTGGTCGCGCTCGGCCTCGTACGCGTCGGCGACGGCGAGTCCAACGTCGGGGTCGTGGCCCGCTTCCTCGGCCAGCGCCGCGAAACAGCGCTCCCGGTTCTCGACCACGTCTTCGCTGTCCTCGACGTGGTCTTCGAAGACGGCGTAGTAGTCATCGGCCGTGAAGACGGGTTCGATGCCCACGTCCTCGAACGCGAGGTCGAGGATTTCGGACCCAGGACGGCAGTACTCGCAAATCGTGTCGTCGAGGTCGAAGAGGAGGGCCTCCACCGGTTCGTTCATGTGTGAGTGTGTTGTCCGATCGAGCTTCAATGATCTGGCGGATTTCTCACCGCAGAGAGCACCGTGGTGACTGGTTCCGCGAACAGCACGAAAGCCCCCGGATGCTCGACTCGTGGGGCTCGCTGTCGTCCGAAAACCGGAGATTTTCGTGATGACGAGAGAGCTTCGCTCTCTCGAACCACGCTCCTCGGCTTCGCCTGCGGTGCTTACATCGCCGTACTTCGTCGAGCGAGACCCGCCAAGCACGCCGAAGGCGCGCGCAGGTGCGGTCGCAGCCCACGAGCGACCGGGGGCTTTCTTGCTGTTGTTGGTTACTGTCAGGACTCGTCAGTCACACGCCGATAACCGTCCTCAGAACGCTCGACCAGACCGAATTCGACGGCCCACTCCAGCAGGCGTTCGGTGCGGTCGAGCCACTCGGCCTCCCAGTCGGTGTGGCGGTCGCGCTCCCACCGGGGAACCACGTCTCGCATCGCCTCGAAGGTTTCCGCGACGGTTTTCGAC contains the following coding sequences:
- a CDS encoding NAD-dependent epimerase/dehydratase family protein, with translation MNVFVSGATGVLGKRLVELLADRGHDVSGLVRDEDGERTVERRGGEPRRGDVLDAASLGGAVPDDVDVVVHAATAIPTSDKPSNEEWELNDRVRIEGAKNLVATAGRSADRFVFPSVVWVARQHDGSKFDESAERHPDRATRSAAETEDYLREAGDEHGFDVLILRNGMFYEPDGAYTRTFAENLLEGDMPIIGGGLLGRRDVELSLIHADDAARAFADAIEAEVTGLYHVVDEESVTLADYLTHFADLLDAPEPGRIPGWLARFFVGKEAVNMLSKPMPTTAEAFRADVGWEPEYPTYREGLDQVVETWEADGTLAQLNSGERAGDSDAETTVEKAA
- a CDS encoding HAD family hydrolase, encoding MNEPVEALLFDLDDTICEYCRPGSEILDLAFEDVGIEPVFTADDYYAVFEDHVEDSEDVVENRERCFAALAEEAGHDPDVGLAVADAYEAERDQTNVQWLPGAQEALDTLRERYAVAAVTNGGPKMQRAKMRGLGIDDHFETVVFAGYDVAAKPDPEPFEMALDAVGVGPERAVKVGNSLKNDVAGAHNAGLRSVWIDREGVPNPDPEPHHRIEAMDELLDEPWA